The DNA segment TGAATTGTCTGCATTTATGAAAGCGAACTGCTTGGCTTTCATAAAGTGGTTAGCGACGCATTCTCGGCTGTGTGGGATAGCATAAATCATTGTTCTGACTCCTTATTTTCTAGAACAAGTGCATTACCTTCTACTAGACAAGAAGCAACCTTAAATCGAGCACGATTTACAATATTGCCAAAAGTCTGCCTTGAAACTCCCATTTGATCTGCTGCTTCCTGTTGACTCAATTTTTCAAAGTCAGCGAGTCTTATCGCTTCGAATTCTTCAGCTAGTATCTCTACCTTCTTTAGTTTTCCGAGCGGTATCCCATTGGGTTTAAAGCAGCTGTGTGCAGGTCGCCCACAAATGCGACGGCATTTTTTGGGTCTGGCCATAATTTCTCCTAAAAGAGTTTCAAGTAAACTATACGTTAGTTATTGGCATATGCCAATAAAAAGGTTGGGTTAATTTATAGCATATGCTATAAATTATGCATGAAATCCGCTTTAATCACTAGGGTATAAAATGAAAAATGTTAAGCCAAATAGCCACAACAACTGTATTGCATGTGGTGAGTCGAACTTCAACTCCAACTCACTTCAATTGCAGTTTTCATCTGACTCCGAAAATAGCGTTATGACAAAGATAAAACTAGATGAATCTTACCAAGGGTATCCGAACGTGTTACATGGTGGAGTGATCAGCACCTTATTGGACGCGGCGATGACACATTGCCTGTTTGCTCGACATTTAGAAGCCATGACAGCCGAGTTGACCGTTAGGTTCATTAAACCGGTACCGATTAATCAAGAGCTAGTTGTTGTTGGAACTTGTGTTGCGGAACAAAGAGGAATGTATAAATTGACCAGTTTTATTTCACTAAATGACAATATATTGGCTCGCGCCAAGGCCAAATTTCTTCTTATAAAAGCGTAAATTATTGTAAATACCTCTCATTACCAAATACATCAGACTAGACTTATTAAGAAAATGATCCGATGGGTTTAATCAACCGTAGAATACCCAGTTGATCGATATTTCTATAAAAGGAGAAAGGTGAGTATGGATACATCAAGTCAGTTAAAAAATGATACACAAGCTTTAAGGCCAATCCCACAGGAAGCTTTTGATTGGTATGATGAATACGCGCACGGCCTCATTGACCGCCGTGAATTTATGGCACGATTAGGTGGGCTTGTTGCTTTAGGTTTTACCATGACGGTATTGTCTAGTGCGTTGATACCCAATTACGCCAATGCTGAGCAAATTTCATTCAATGATCCTTTAATTAAAGCCTCTTATGTCAAATATGATTCTCCTAAAGGGCATGGAGAGTGTCAGGGATATTTGGTTATGCCTGCAAAATTAGAGGGTAAGGCGCCTGTCGTATTGGTTATTCATGAAAATAGAGGCCTTAACCCCTATATAAAAGATGTTGCTCGACGCCTTGCGGCGCAAGGTTTTATCGCTTTTGCACCTGACGGGTTGTATCCGTTAGGTGGTTATCCGGGTAATGATGATGAAGGACGTACCATGCAAAAAGGCATGGATAAAGTAAAATTAGAAGAAGACTTTATCGCCGCCGCTCAGTTTCTGAAGTCTCATGAAATGAGCACCGGAAAGTTAGGTGCGGTTGGTTTTTGTTATGGAGGTTACATTGTCAATATGCTTGCTGCGAGCATCCCTGAGCAACTTGATGCTGGCGTTCCGTTCTATGGCACTCCTGCTGCAGAAGCAATTCGAGATAACGTTAAAGGGCCGCTTTTACTGCAATTTGGTGAGTTAGATAAACGAGTAAATGGCACATGGCCAGATTATGAGAAATCATTGATGGCGAATAAAGTGGATTACACTGCCCATATTTATAAAGGTGTTAATCACGGGTTCCACAACGATTCTACGGGTAGATATGCGCCGGAAGAAGCGGAGCTTTCTTGGGCAAGGACGGTTGAATTTTTTAATCAACATTTAGTGTAATTGAAGGAGCC comes from the Vibrio sp. DW001 genome and includes:
- a CDS encoding dienelactone hydrolase family protein, with the protein product MDTSSQLKNDTQALRPIPQEAFDWYDEYAHGLIDRREFMARLGGLVALGFTMTVLSSALIPNYANAEQISFNDPLIKASYVKYDSPKGHGECQGYLVMPAKLEGKAPVVLVIHENRGLNPYIKDVARRLAAQGFIAFAPDGLYPLGGYPGNDDEGRTMQKGMDKVKLEEDFIAAAQFLKSHEMSTGKLGAVGFCYGGYIVNMLAASIPEQLDAGVPFYGTPAAEAIRDNVKGPLLLQFGELDKRVNGTWPDYEKSLMANKVDYTAHIYKGVNHGFHNDSTGRYAPEEAELSWARTVEFFNQHLV
- a CDS encoding PaaI family thioesterase codes for the protein MKNVKPNSHNNCIACGESNFNSNSLQLQFSSDSENSVMTKIKLDESYQGYPNVLHGGVISTLLDAAMTHCLFARHLEAMTAELTVRFIKPVPINQELVVVGTCVAEQRGMYKLTSFISLNDNILARAKAKFLLIKA
- a CDS encoding DUF134 domain-containing protein is translated as MARPKKCRRICGRPAHSCFKPNGIPLGKLKKVEILAEEFEAIRLADFEKLSQQEAADQMGVSRQTFGNIVNRARFKVASCLVEGNALVLENKESEQ